Proteins from a genomic interval of Gemmatimonadota bacterium:
- a CDS encoding COX15/CtaA family protein yields MNTFQKTAITTLVAILLLIGVGSLVRVSGAGLGCPDWPRCWGCWFPPASIDDIDRASLAER; encoded by the coding sequence ATGAACACATTCCAAAAAACCGCCATCACCACCCTCGTTGCGATCCTCTTGCTCATCGGCGTCGGTAGTCTCGTGCGCGTTTCAGGCGCGGGCCTGGGATGTCCCGACTGGCCCCGGTGCTGGGGCTGCTGGTTCCCGCCCGCGAGTATTGACGACATCGACCGGGCCTCTCTCGCAGAACG